A window of Mucilaginibacter sp. PAMC 26640 contains these coding sequences:
- a CDS encoding SusC/RagA family TonB-linked outer membrane protein — protein MRKIILFFQIILALLPAALYAQSTTITGKVRDLTGALPGVSVVEKGFATNGAIADVNGKFSLTLRGESRVVVVRFIGYITQEVKVTLGKPLDIILQTSTNGLDEVSVVAYGTRKRITTTGSVSSISASEIRTVPTANVQNALTGKLPGFFSQQGSGQPGKDASDFYIRGVSSLNPDGNKPLIIVDDIEYNYDQLQQINVNEIESISILKDASNTAVYGIKGANGVLVVTTRRGKSGIPKINLRVEGGMAEPTKKPVFLDSYNSALLINEAQKNDGLQQSFTQSDLDHFKNNDDPYGHPNVNWYEKVFKNQTFQSNANLDISGGTNALKYFVSGGALNQGGLVRDFADPQSLVNTNYYFRRYNFRSNLDLKANKTLDLRLDVTTRFSDLNQPYNQNAVGEVYNFTKQTPFTAPYLNPNGTYSYAYSNFNPDHLPTLNARLATGGYQHSRRTDFNFLFGANQKLDAITDGLTATLRVAYSSIEQYTKQIFNGGIPAYHYDPIADSYALRPGATYVYDTYALTGNTDINTNNYNLQAYLNYDRSFSNTHHFSGLLLFNQTSNTLFAYPLLTGDLVGVPQKFRGVSGRASYDYKQKYLIDFNVAYNGTDRFAADHRYGVFPAVSLGYNLAKESFFAKALPMFSLFKLRGSYGIVGSDAAPGNRYVYNQVYNTGGGYNFGQTQQPYGSIYEGSLGNPNVVWERARKLDIGLDMNLFKDKISVTVDYFHDIRLDQLITPGSTPLILGVGLPAVNIGKTRNQGFDGSISYHSNIGGFQYNAGLVFSYAKNKILYMDEASPAYPYLAQTGQSIGQQFGYHSLGYYTAADIASIPAYKAAHEGSNAGNPVAVPDNGIPLQPGDLRYQDLNGDGIINVFDKRAIGNPNLPNTILGLSLQGVYKGFSVSVLFQGSFNYSFAVLGTGIEPFQSQFQPIHQERWTPETATTANFPRLGLNPTSVNSPTAYFSDYWLINAYYIRLKTVDIGYQLPNKLLPFKISNARVYMSAYNLLTFNNYKKYQQDPEISTNTAGDAYINQRVINLGIQLGF, from the coding sequence ATGAGAAAAATAATACTTTTCTTTCAAATAATACTTGCATTGCTACCGGCGGCACTGTATGCTCAAAGTACAACTATTACGGGTAAGGTACGTGATCTTACGGGTGCATTACCCGGTGTATCCGTTGTTGAAAAAGGATTTGCTACCAATGGCGCTATCGCTGATGTTAACGGTAAATTCAGCCTCACGCTAAGGGGAGAAAGCAGGGTGGTGGTAGTCCGGTTTATCGGTTACATTACCCAGGAGGTAAAAGTAACCCTTGGAAAACCCTTGGATATTATACTGCAAACCAGCACTAATGGCCTGGATGAGGTATCGGTAGTGGCTTATGGTACCCGTAAACGTATTACCACCACAGGTTCGGTAAGTTCTATATCTGCCAGCGAAATACGCACGGTACCTACGGCCAACGTGCAAAATGCCCTAACCGGTAAGTTGCCGGGCTTCTTTTCCCAACAGGGATCCGGGCAGCCGGGTAAGGATGCATCAGATTTTTATATACGTGGGGTAAGTTCGCTGAATCCCGATGGTAATAAGCCGCTGATCATCGTGGATGATATCGAGTACAATTATGATCAACTGCAGCAGATCAATGTAAACGAAATCGAAAGCATTTCCATCCTGAAGGATGCATCCAATACGGCTGTATATGGTATTAAAGGGGCCAACGGAGTGTTGGTCGTAACCACCCGCCGCGGTAAATCCGGCATACCCAAAATAAATTTGAGGGTTGAAGGGGGGATGGCGGAGCCTACAAAAAAACCGGTATTTCTAGATTCGTACAACTCTGCGCTGCTAATTAACGAGGCACAGAAGAACGACGGGCTGCAGCAGTCCTTTACGCAGTCGGATCTGGATCATTTTAAAAACAATGATGACCCGTACGGCCATCCTAATGTGAACTGGTACGAAAAGGTTTTTAAGAATCAAACCTTCCAATCTAATGCCAACCTTGATATCTCGGGCGGGACCAATGCGCTGAAATATTTTGTATCAGGAGGAGCCTTAAACCAGGGCGGTTTGGTGCGCGACTTTGCCGACCCCCAAAGTTTGGTAAATACCAACTATTATTTCCGGAGATACAACTTCCGCTCTAACCTGGATCTGAAAGCTAACAAGACGCTTGATCTGCGTTTGGATGTAACCACCCGTTTCTCCGATCTGAATCAGCCCTATAATCAAAATGCGGTTGGTGAGGTTTATAACTTTACTAAACAGACACCTTTTACCGCGCCCTATTTAAATCCGAACGGTACTTACAGCTATGCCTATTCAAATTTTAACCCCGATCACCTGCCAACGCTGAATGCCAGGCTGGCAACCGGAGGTTACCAGCATTCCCGCCGTACGGATTTTAATTTCCTTTTCGGTGCAAATCAAAAACTGGATGCCATTACCGATGGGCTAACTGCAACGTTGCGGGTAGCGTATTCCAGTATTGAGCAATATACCAAACAGATCTTTAATGGAGGTATCCCCGCTTATCACTATGACCCCATAGCCGATAGTTATGCACTTAGGCCCGGTGCTACTTACGTTTACGATACTTATGCTTTAACCGGTAATACCGATATCAACACCAACAATTATAACTTACAAGCCTATTTAAATTATGACAGAAGTTTTAGTAATACCCATCACTTCTCTGGCCTGTTGTTATTTAACCAAACATCAAATACCTTATTTGCGTATCCCTTATTAACCGGCGATCTGGTAGGTGTGCCGCAGAAATTCAGGGGCGTATCGGGCCGGGCCAGTTACGATTACAAACAAAAGTATCTGATAGATTTCAACGTGGCGTATAACGGTACCGACCGTTTCGCGGCAGATCATCGTTACGGTGTATTTCCGGCTGTCAGTCTGGGCTACAACCTGGCTAAAGAATCTTTTTTTGCAAAGGCATTGCCCATGTTCAGTTTATTTAAACTGCGTGGCAGCTACGGCATAGTGGGATCTGATGCAGCGCCAGGCAACCGTTACGTATACAACCAGGTTTATAACACAGGCGGAGGTTATAACTTTGGCCAAACCCAGCAGCCCTACGGATCCATTTACGAAGGATCTTTAGGTAACCCTAATGTGGTATGGGAACGTGCCCGTAAGCTGGATATAGGTTTGGATATGAATTTATTTAAAGACAAAATTTCGGTAACGGTTGATTATTTCCACGATATCCGCTTAGACCAGTTAATTACTCCGGGCAGTACACCATTGATATTAGGGGTTGGCCTGCCTGCGGTAAACATCGGGAAAACCCGCAACCAGGGTTTCGACGGCAGCATTAGCTACCACAGTAACATTGGCGGCTTTCAATACAATGCAGGTTTGGTGTTCTCATACGCCAAAAACAAGATCTTGTATATGGATGAGGCGTCACCGGCTTACCCGTACCTGGCGCAAACCGGCCAGTCAATCGGCCAGCAATTCGGTTACCATTCGCTGGGGTATTATACAGCGGCCGACATTGCTTCAATTCCTGCTTATAAAGCAGCCCATGAGGGCTCTAATGCGGGTAACCCGGTTGCAGTACCGGATAATGGAATTCCGCTACAACCCGGCGACTTGCGTTATCAGGATTTAAATGGCGACGGTATCATCAATGTATTTGATAAACGCGCAATTGGAAATCCAAACCTGCCCAATACCATTTTAGGCTTGTCATTACAGGGGGTGTATAAAGGCTTCAGCGTGAGTGTATTATTCCAGGGTTCATTCAATTATAGCTTTGCCGTTTTGGGTACAGGTATCGAGCCGTTCCAGAGCCAGTTTCAGCCAATTCACCAGGAGCGCTGGACGCCGGAAACCGCGACTACAGCCAACTTCCCCCGTTTAGGTTTAAACCCTACATCGGTAAACAGCCCAACAGCTTACTTCAGCGATTACTGGCTGATCAACGCGTACTATATCCGGTTAAAAACGGTTGATATCGGTTACCAGTTGCCAAATAAATTATTGCCATTTAAAATAAGCAATGCGCGTGTGTATATGAGTGCTTACAACTTGCTGACTTTTAATAATTACAAGAAATATCAGCAGGATCCGGAAATTTCCACCAACACGGCGGGGGATGCTTACATCAACCAGCGTGTCATCAATCTGGGGATCCAGCTAGGCTTTTAG
- a CDS encoding SusC/RagA family TonB-linked outer membrane protein translates to MADCYLNKYFTALVILMLALATTGHAMQQDTTAKSMTRPGMAGGILLDEYGNAFRGVKIAVKGTGDTVTTDKTGRFEIAAGINSVLIFRYPNYNVRQVTVKTNQELTVRMLDTYIKAPATINVLYGTAKASNFLGAISTVYTNQLTTTPATLYTYALPGQLTGLYTQQLSGFTAPQTTAQTHGDFVGNVVEHNNYSANDNTEFGLSLRGQTPITIIDGVQREISSIDPESIESISVLKDGLSNILLGVNSSRGVILVTTKRGTIGAPKISFTAQTGVQQPLGLPTPLPAYQYAYLYNEALQNDGKPPIYSAADFAAYRDHTDPLRHPDVNWYNTILRKSSPMTSYKLNVNGGSEIARYSISLNYLDQAGMFKTDPAVTYNTNNELSRYIINSDVTVNVTKKFTVDLQLFGRIQQGNQPGGGYGSILNQLYSTPNNAYPVRNPDGSFAGTTTFTNNLLAQSQYSGYLQTSSNDVLANLDLNYDMSSITKGLSAKAKGNLSLSSQNVLNRGLQNNAYTIKLDSTYAAIGGPVSQKNDYYNAATARYSFAQLALNYDRTFGKHNFTGLLMYDTRNVNLNYDLTSVTTNEAFKAGYNYDGKYFIEGAVNRSGYNRYPPNKQFGLFYAGGIGWQMAQENFIKDNFSFINSWKWRATYGRTGNGNVDNFGYYNFSQTYGSPNGYQYSTGTLRSDVQGIFANALANPYITWEKADKFDVGADIELFSNHFKISADYYRDKYKGVLQIRGSNIALLGIPYTAENIGVNLYKGGEFTLTYQNHINNFNYFLSANASIQSTKIIYNDEPASPYPWLLKKGSSLSAIYGYTALGFFKDAQDAATSATTTGYSAQAGDVKYKDLNNDHIINQFDISAIGGQKALVFYGASAGFNYKGFSLSMIIQGLANRELMFNNAMVNRFAGIGFLGLTAAGQGYDNLTGRWTPETAATATLPRLSLNNANNTANSTLYLRSGNYIRLKNAEIGYNLPYTWAKKLRLSGIRVFANGENLATLYGYKGIDPEVSNGAYPIQRVVNAGVSIKL, encoded by the coding sequence ATGGCTGACTGCTACTTAAATAAATATTTTACGGCTTTGGTAATCCTGATGCTGGCGCTGGCGACAACCGGCCATGCCATGCAACAGGATACGACCGCTAAAAGCATGACCCGCCCCGGCATGGCGGGCGGAATTTTGCTGGACGAATATGGTAATGCCTTTAGGGGCGTTAAAATAGCCGTTAAAGGCACGGGGGATACTGTTACAACCGATAAAACCGGGCGCTTCGAAATAGCTGCAGGTATAAACAGTGTCTTAATCTTTAGGTATCCCAATTACAATGTACGGCAGGTGACTGTAAAGACTAACCAAGAACTGACGGTAAGAATGTTGGATACTTACATTAAAGCGCCGGCCACCATTAATGTATTGTATGGTACAGCTAAAGCAAGTAATTTTTTAGGTGCTATCTCAACGGTTTATACCAACCAGCTCACTACCACGCCCGCAACGCTTTACACTTATGCATTGCCCGGCCAGCTAACCGGGTTGTATACGCAGCAGTTAAGTGGCTTTACCGCCCCGCAGACTACAGCGCAAACACATGGCGACTTTGTTGGTAACGTGGTGGAGCACAATAACTACTCGGCTAATGATAATACCGAATTTGGTTTATCGCTGCGCGGGCAAACCCCAATTACGATTATCGATGGTGTGCAGCGGGAAATTTCTTCAATCGATCCGGAAAGTATCGAATCTATATCAGTTTTGAAGGATGGCTTGTCTAACATCCTGCTGGGGGTGAACAGCTCCAGAGGCGTTATTTTAGTTACCACTAAGCGCGGAACCATTGGCGCGCCTAAGATATCTTTTACCGCACAAACGGGCGTTCAGCAGCCGTTGGGCCTGCCCACTCCGCTACCGGCCTACCAGTACGCTTATTTATATAACGAAGCCTTGCAGAATGATGGTAAGCCGCCGATTTACAGCGCTGCAGATTTTGCCGCTTACCGTGACCATACCGACCCTCTCCGCCATCCGGATGTGAATTGGTACAATACCATCCTGCGCAAAAGTTCACCCATGACCAGTTATAAGCTGAATGTAAACGGCGGATCGGAAATTGCGCGCTACAGTATCTCTTTAAATTACCTGGACCAGGCCGGTATGTTTAAAACCGACCCCGCAGTAACTTATAATACCAATAACGAACTGAGCCGCTATATCATCAACTCGGATGTAACCGTTAATGTAACCAAGAAATTTACCGTTGATTTGCAGTTATTTGGCCGCATTCAGCAGGGTAATCAGCCTGGCGGGGGTTATGGCAGTATATTAAACCAATTGTATTCAACGCCAAACAATGCCTATCCGGTTCGCAATCCCGACGGATCATTTGCCGGTACCACCACCTTCACTAACAACTTATTGGCGCAATCACAGTATTCCGGCTATTTACAGACCAGCAGCAATGACGTGCTGGCCAACCTGGATCTGAATTATGATATGAGCAGTATCACCAAAGGTTTAAGCGCTAAAGCCAAAGGCAATCTTTCCTTATCATCGCAGAATGTATTGAATCGCGGTCTTCAGAACAATGCTTACACGATCAAGTTAGACAGCACTTATGCAGCCATAGGGGGTCCTGTTTCGCAAAAGAACGATTATTATAACGCAGCTACCGCACGGTATTCGTTTGCACAACTGGCCCTCAATTACGACAGGACCTTTGGCAAGCACAATTTTACCGGCTTGTTGATGTATGATACCCGTAACGTGAATTTGAACTACGATTTAACCAGCGTAACTACCAACGAGGCTTTTAAGGCTGGTTATAACTACGACGGGAAGTATTTTATTGAAGGCGCTGTAAACCGCAGCGGCTATAACCGTTACCCCCCAAACAAACAGTTCGGGCTTTTTTACGCCGGCGGCATTGGCTGGCAAATGGCGCAGGAAAATTTTATAAAAGACAACTTTAGCTTTATTAATTCCTGGAAATGGCGCGCGACCTACGGCCGTACCGGTAATGGTAACGTAGATAATTTCGGCTACTATAACTTTTCGCAAACCTATGGCTCGCCCAACGGCTACCAGTACAGTACCGGAACCTTACGGAGCGATGTGCAAGGTATATTCGCTAACGCGCTGGCCAACCCCTATATCACCTGGGAGAAAGCCGATAAGTTTGACGTTGGTGCAGATATCGAGCTGTTTAGCAACCACTTCAAGATCTCCGCCGATTACTACCGAGACAAATACAAGGGTGTACTGCAGATCCGCGGCAGCAATATTGCTTTGCTGGGTATTCCTTATACCGCCGAGAACATTGGTGTAAACTTATACAAGGGCGGCGAATTCACATTAACTTACCAAAACCATATCAATAATTTCAACTACTTTTTATCGGCTAATGCCTCTATCCAATCAACTAAAATCATCTATAACGATGAGCCGGCTTCACCATATCCCTGGCTGCTGAAAAAAGGGAGCTCCCTGAGCGCTATTTATGGCTATACCGCACTGGGTTTCTTTAAGGATGCGCAGGATGCGGCCACCAGCGCCACCACGACCGGTTACAGCGCACAAGCGGGCGATGTGAAATACAAAGACTTGAACAATGATCACATTATCAATCAGTTTGATATTTCGGCCATTGGCGGGCAGAAAGCGCTTGTTTTTTACGGCGCATCTGCGGGCTTTAATTATAAGGGTTTCAGCCTGAGTATGATTATCCAGGGGCTTGCCAACAGGGAGTTGATGTTCAATAATGCGATGGTCAACCGTTTTGCCGGGATAGGCTTCCTGGGCTTAACTGCTGCCGGGCAAGGGTATGATAATCTTACTGGTAGGTGGACGCCGGAAACAGCCGCCACGGCAACGCTTCCGCGCCTGTCGTTAAATAATGCCAATAACACCGCTAATTCAACATTGTATCTCCGTTCGGGCAATTACATCAGGCTGAAAAATGCCGAGATCGGTTATAACCTGCCTTACACATGGGCTAAAAAGCTCAGGCTATCGGGTATCAGGGTATTCGCCAACGGCGAGAACCTGGCAACCTTATACGGATATAAGGGCATCGATCCGGAAGTAAGCAACGGTGCGTATCCAATTCAAAGAGTAGTTAACGCAGGAGTAAGCATCAAGCTTTAA
- a CDS encoding alpha-mannosidase: MEKALKLCAFVLLITGSLSAQQANLVKYVNTRQGTNTRYEFSYGNTYPATALPFGMNTWTPQTGKNGDGWKYQYFEKKIRGFQQSHQCSSWVNDYAVFSLMPVTGKLTVNEDERAAAFDHANEIAQPSYYKVKLDNNITTEMSPTERGAHLRFSFPKGQSSYLVLDGYTKMSQVIIDPAKRTISGYVNNCRWAPQNFKNYFIITFDKPFADYGTWENIKNTTKAKELTAEGIGAGAYIKFKNGETVQAKVASSYISPEQASVTLKTELGGYKSFDDTHKAADEVWNNLLGRMAVEGGSEKDKATFYSCLYHANLFSHQFFEYGKDGKPYYYSPYDGKLHDGFMYTDNGFWDTFRAQFPLNTVLHPKMEGQLVQALLDAQKQCGWLPAWSFPAETGGMLGNHAISLLTDAWAKGIRTFDPKQALEAYYHEATNKGPWGSANGRPGWKEYFANGFVPYTKKTEGATAWTLEFAYDDFCAYALAKATGNTYYENVFGRQMYNYKNLFDPKTRFMRAKDEKGNWIEPFDPMDWGGPYTEGNAWHWTWSVFHDTQGLINLMGGDHNFTSKIDSVFSEPGTIKVGGYGQVIHEMTEMAEFKMGQFAQGNEPIHHMLYMYNYAGQPWKAQMHLREVMDKMYNATENGYPGDEDEGQMSSWFVLSAAGFYSVCPGTDQYVIGSPLFKKMTIALENGNKFTVDANNNSPQNVYIQSATLNGTPYTHNFITQSDIMNGGTLRLEMGPKPNLTRGLAIADKPFSLTTAK; encoded by the coding sequence ATGGAAAAAGCGCTAAAGCTCTGTGCCTTTGTATTACTTATTACCGGTAGCTTATCTGCTCAGCAGGCCAATTTGGTTAAGTACGTAAACACCCGCCAGGGCACTAACACCAGGTACGAATTTTCATATGGTAATACCTACCCGGCTACAGCACTGCCTTTTGGTATGAACACCTGGACCCCCCAAACCGGTAAAAATGGTGATGGATGGAAGTATCAGTATTTTGAAAAAAAAATCCGCGGGTTTCAGCAATCGCACCAGTGCAGTTCATGGGTGAATGATTACGCCGTATTCTCCCTGATGCCGGTTACCGGTAAGCTAACAGTTAATGAAGATGAACGTGCAGCAGCATTTGATCATGCCAACGAGATTGCACAACCCAGCTATTACAAAGTAAAACTAGATAATAATATAACCACCGAGATGAGCCCAACCGAACGCGGCGCCCACCTGCGTTTCAGCTTTCCTAAGGGGCAGTCATCTTACCTGGTTCTGGATGGATATACAAAAATGAGCCAGGTAATTATCGATCCGGCGAAACGCACGATAAGTGGTTACGTGAATAACTGCCGCTGGGCACCACAGAATTTTAAAAACTACTTCATCATTACTTTTGATAAGCCTTTTGCTGATTATGGTACCTGGGAAAATATAAAAAATACTACAAAAGCAAAAGAATTAACCGCAGAAGGAATAGGTGCCGGGGCTTATATAAAATTCAAGAATGGCGAAACCGTACAGGCCAAAGTTGCATCATCTTATATTAGCCCGGAGCAGGCATCTGTTACGCTCAAAACTGAGTTGGGTGGCTATAAATCATTTGATGATACGCATAAAGCAGCCGACGAAGTTTGGAATAACTTATTGGGCCGCATGGCTGTTGAAGGTGGATCGGAAAAGGACAAAGCGACTTTTTACTCCTGCCTTTATCATGCTAACCTGTTCTCACACCAGTTTTTTGAGTATGGCAAGGATGGTAAACCTTATTACTATAGTCCGTACGATGGAAAATTGCATGACGGCTTTATGTACACCGACAATGGATTTTGGGATACCTTCCGTGCGCAATTTCCGCTAAATACGGTGCTGCATCCAAAAATGGAAGGGCAGTTGGTTCAGGCTTTGCTGGATGCACAAAAGCAATGCGGCTGGTTGCCAGCTTGGTCGTTCCCGGCAGAAACGGGGGGCATGTTGGGAAACCATGCAATTTCGCTACTGACAGACGCCTGGGCGAAAGGCATCCGCACCTTTGATCCGAAGCAGGCATTGGAAGCCTATTATCACGAAGCTACAAACAAGGGCCCTTGGGGAAGCGCTAACGGCCGGCCGGGCTGGAAAGAATATTTTGCCAATGGTTTTGTGCCTTATACGAAGAAAACAGAGGGAGCTACCGCCTGGACGCTCGAATTTGCCTATGACGACTTTTGCGCTTATGCTTTGGCAAAAGCAACCGGTAATACCTACTATGAAAATGTCTTTGGCAGGCAGATGTATAACTACAAGAACCTGTTCGACCCGAAGACCCGGTTTATGCGTGCCAAAGATGAAAAAGGCAATTGGATAGAACCGTTCGACCCGATGGACTGGGGTGGGCCCTACACAGAGGGTAACGCCTGGCACTGGACCTGGTCGGTTTTTCATGATACGCAGGGGCTTATTAACCTGATGGGGGGCGATCATAATTTTACATCCAAAATCGATTCCGTTTTTAGTGAACCTGGCACCATCAAAGTTGGCGGATACGGACAAGTAATTCATGAGATGACCGAAATGGCCGAATTTAAAATGGGACAGTTTGCACAGGGTAATGAGCCTATTCACCACATGCTATACATGTATAACTACGCCGGCCAACCATGGAAAGCCCAGATGCATTTACGTGAAGTGATGGATAAAATGTACAATGCAACAGAAAACGGCTATCCCGGCGATGAAGATGAGGGCCAGATGTCATCATGGTTTGTTTTGAGTGCCGCAGGATTTTATAGCGTTTGCCCGGGAACAGACCAATATGTGATCGGTAGCCCCTTGTTCAAAAAAATGACCATCGCTCTGGAAAACGGAAATAAATTCACCGTAGACGCAAATAACAACAGCCCGCAAAATGTGTATATTCAGTCGGCCACTTTAAATGGCACGCCGTACACCCACAACTTTATTACGCAAAGCGATATCATGAATGGTGGCACACTTCGCCTGGAAATGGGGCCGAAACCAAATTTAACCCGGGGGTTAGCTATTGCCGATAAGCCGTTTTCGTTGACCACAGCCAAATAG
- a CDS encoding diacylglyceryl transferase — protein MFGVRFTFPVQTLGFFITLSFLLAYLVFTSEFKRYEKDGKIQSFKQKVLVRQPVTLIDLLVNFALGFAFGFKVIGVAFQFAHFQSDPRGYLLSGEGNWVAGLLAGSAFAAWAYLDRKKHALPQPKLVEQTRHPYQLMGLIVFSVGFFGFIGAKLFDAAEHVDLLMADPIRTIFSTNGYAYYGGLIFGALTYLYIGYRHGMAQVHLADIGSPGMMLAYGIGRIGCQLSGDGDWGIVNPYTQPGWLGWLPNWMWAFKYPHNAINAGISIPGCTGNYCNQLVNAVYPTPFYELTLCIAMFLVMWAARRNIKIPGLMFSIYLILNGGERFLIEHIRINFYYRFLGFTFTQAELLGGLMLLGGLVGVTIILVKRYKKPGRESASS, from the coding sequence ATGTTCGGGGTAAGGTTTACCTTCCCGGTGCAAACGTTGGGTTTCTTTATTACCCTGTCGTTTTTGCTGGCATATTTGGTGTTTACATCGGAGTTTAAGCGGTATGAAAAAGACGGGAAAATTCAATCCTTCAAGCAGAAGGTGCTGGTACGGCAACCCGTTACCCTGATAGATTTGCTGGTTAATTTTGCGCTGGGCTTTGCCTTCGGGTTTAAGGTGATTGGGGTAGCTTTCCAATTCGCCCATTTTCAGTCTGACCCCAGGGGGTATCTGCTATCTGGAGAAGGCAATTGGGTGGCAGGTTTATTGGCAGGTTCAGCTTTTGCTGCCTGGGCATATCTAGACCGAAAAAAGCACGCCTTACCACAGCCAAAACTAGTGGAACAAACCCGTCACCCATACCAGTTGATGGGGCTTATCGTATTCAGTGTAGGTTTCTTTGGCTTCATCGGCGCAAAGCTTTTTGATGCTGCCGAGCATGTCGATCTGTTAATGGCCGATCCGATCCGCACTATTTTCTCAACCAATGGCTATGCCTATTACGGGGGATTGATCTTCGGCGCACTTACCTATCTGTATATCGGCTACCGGCACGGTATGGCACAGGTGCATTTAGCGGATATCGGCTCGCCGGGCATGATGCTGGCATATGGCATTGGCCGTATTGGCTGCCAGCTTTCCGGAGATGGCGATTGGGGGATTGTTAACCCCTATACTCAACCCGGCTGGCTTGGCTGGCTGCCCAATTGGATGTGGGCGTTCAAATATCCACACAATGCCATCAACGCCGGCATCTCCATTCCCGGCTGTACCGGTAATTATTGTAACCAACTGGTAAACGCCGTATACCCAACCCCGTTTTATGAGTTAACACTCTGCATAGCTATGTTTTTGGTGATGTGGGCAGCTCGGCGCAATATTAAAATACCGGGATTAATGTTTTCTATCTACCTCATCCTTAATGGTGGAGAACGGTTTTTGATAGAACATATCCGGATAAATTTTTATTACCGCTTTTTAGGCTTTACATTTACACAAGCAGAATTATTAGGCGGCTTGATGTTGCTTGGCGGACTGGTGGGTGTTACGATCATTCTCGTTAAGCGTTACAAAAAGCCGGGCCGGGAATCTGCATCATCCTGA
- a CDS encoding G-D-S-L family lipolytic protein: MKKLLMLSAVLVMCSFQLKKPVKIVFFGDSITEYGTRPDGYITLFRQKLKDNNKSADYEVAGAGIGGNKIYDLYLRYEDDVLSKNPDFVVIWVGVNDVWHKRLSGTGTDYDKFGRFYTALIKKLQAKGIKVTLCTPAAIGEKTDYTNELDGDLNKYSHSIRELAVQNNCGLIDLRKLFHEYGLKNNPQNLDKNILTGDGVHLNPAGNQFVADLMYQSLIK, translated from the coding sequence ATGAAAAAACTTTTAATGCTTTCAGCAGTGCTGGTGATGTGCAGTTTTCAATTAAAAAAACCTGTTAAAATAGTATTTTTTGGTGATTCGATCACTGAGTACGGCACAAGACCCGACGGTTATATTACCCTGTTTCGGCAAAAATTAAAAGACAACAACAAGTCGGCCGACTATGAAGTAGCCGGCGCGGGTATTGGCGGAAATAAGATCTATGATCTGTACCTCCGTTACGAGGATGACGTGTTAAGTAAAAACCCGGATTTCGTTGTGATCTGGGTAGGGGTAAATGATGTTTGGCACAAGCGGCTATCCGGCACCGGAACAGATTATGATAAATTCGGCAGGTTTTATACTGCACTTATAAAAAAGTTACAGGCAAAAGGTATTAAAGTAACACTCTGCACACCGGCCGCAATTGGCGAAAAAACCGATTACACCAATGAACTGGACGGCGACCTAAATAAATATTCGCACAGCATCCGTGAACTGGCGGTGCAAAACAATTGCGGCCTGATAGATCTCAGGAAACTGTTTCATGAATATGGACTAAAAAATAATCCGCAAAACCTGGATAAAAATATTTTAACCGGCGACGGTGTGCATCTTAACCCGGCAGGTAACCAGTTTGTAGCCGATTTGATGTACCAGTCGCTTATTAAATAA